One genomic window of Elusimicrobiaceae bacterium includes the following:
- a CDS encoding proline--tRNA ligase, which translates to MKRSNYYIPTLKEAPKDADNLSAKLMIRAGLIRKLGSGLYEWLPLGLKVLKKVENIVREEMDRAGACEVWLPVVQPAELWNETGRWQHFGDQLLKLTDRKKAEFCVAPTAEEVITDLARKDISSYKQLPVCLYQFGTKFRDEIRPRFGVMRAREFYMKDAYSFCATEEQAADWYQRMYEAYQRIFTRCGFKFKAVEADTGAIGGNFSHEFMVLADNGEDVIADCPACDYAANTEKAAIKAPQFTINEADFKPMEKRPTPKAYTVEDVAKLLGVTPDKLIKLLVFTADGEPVVALVRGDHELNEPKLRALLKCTELAKASEEVYTQVTGSPVGFAGPQGLKERNPKVKILADNYVKGVVNGVAGGNETDVHVINVNPSRDIEVDGYYDLKIASEGDCCAKCGAKFNFTRGIEVGHVFKLGTKYSAAMNATFLTEKQTSEPFIMGCYGIGISRVVAAAIEQSHDDNGIIWPAGVAPFDVALVAIDYDSNPDVKKAADEMCAKLEAAGLSVLMDERDERPGVKFKDADLIGLPHRVVISSRTVADGQFEYKKRTDKDAVRKNLSDMDAFVAELKK; encoded by the coding sequence ATGAAACGTTCTAATTATTACATACCCACTTTGAAAGAAGCCCCGAAAGATGCCGATAATCTTTCCGCTAAACTGATGATTCGCGCCGGACTTATCCGTAAGTTAGGAAGCGGACTATATGAATGGTTGCCGCTGGGCCTAAAGGTGCTCAAAAAAGTAGAAAATATCGTGCGCGAAGAAATGGACCGCGCCGGTGCGTGTGAAGTGTGGCTACCGGTCGTGCAACCGGCGGAGTTGTGGAACGAAACCGGCCGCTGGCAACATTTCGGTGATCAGTTGTTAAAACTGACCGATCGCAAAAAAGCCGAGTTTTGCGTGGCCCCCACCGCCGAAGAAGTGATTACCGATTTAGCCCGCAAAGATATTTCTTCTTATAAGCAATTACCGGTATGCTTGTATCAGTTCGGCACCAAATTCCGCGATGAAATCCGCCCGCGCTTTGGCGTGATGCGTGCGCGTGAATTTTATATGAAAGATGCTTATTCTTTCTGTGCCACCGAAGAGCAAGCGGCCGATTGGTATCAGCGCATGTATGAGGCTTATCAGCGCATTTTTACTCGCTGTGGTTTTAAGTTCAAAGCGGTAGAAGCCGACACCGGTGCTATTGGCGGAAATTTCTCGCACGAATTTATGGTACTGGCCGACAATGGCGAAGATGTCATTGCCGATTGTCCGGCCTGCGACTATGCCGCCAATACGGAAAAAGCCGCTATCAAAGCCCCGCAATTTACGATTAATGAGGCCGATTTCAAACCCATGGAAAAGCGCCCCACCCCTAAAGCATATACGGTAGAAGACGTAGCCAAATTATTGGGTGTGACGCCGGATAAACTGATTAAACTATTGGTTTTTACCGCCGACGGAGAACCGGTGGTGGCGCTGGTGCGCGGCGATCATGAACTCAATGAACCCAAACTTCGCGCGCTCTTAAAATGCACCGAACTGGCCAAAGCCAGCGAAGAAGTTTATACACAAGTCACCGGCTCGCCTGTTGGATTTGCCGGACCGCAAGGCTTAAAAGAGCGCAACCCGAAAGTGAAAATTTTGGCCGATAATTATGTCAAAGGCGTAGTCAACGGCGTGGCCGGCGGAAATGAAACCGATGTACACGTTATCAATGTAAATCCGTCGCGCGATATTGAAGTAGACGGCTATTACGATTTGAAAATTGCTTCCGAAGGGGACTGCTGTGCCAAATGCGGGGCCAAATTTAATTTTACCCGCGGCATTGAAGTAGGGCACGTGTTCAAACTGGGCACCAAATATTCTGCCGCTATGAATGCGACTTTTCTGACGGAAAAACAGACCAGCGAACCGTTTATTATGGGTTGCTACGGCATTGGCATCAGCCGCGTAGTGGCGGCCGCCATTGAGCAAAGCCACGACGATAACGGGATTATTTGGCCCGCTGGGGTTGCGCCGTTTGATGTGGCACTGGTGGCCATTGATTATGACAGCAATCCCGATGTCAAAAAAGCCGCAGATGAAATGTGTGCCAAATTGGAGGCGGCGGGACTTTCTGTACTGATGGACGAGCGCGATGAACGCCCGGGCGTGAAATTCAAAGATGCCGATTTAATCGGTCTACCGCACCGCGTGGTGATTAGCAGCCGCACGGTGGCTGACGGCCAATTTGAGTATAAAAAACGCACCGACAAAGATGCCGTGCGTAAAAACCTGTCCGATATGGACGCGTTTGTAGCTGAACTTAAGAAATAA
- the ispG gene encoding flavodoxin-dependent (E)-4-hydroxy-3-methylbut-2-enyl-diphosphate synthase, with amino-acid sequence MYKTREVKVGPYTLGTSHPVRVQSMCNTDTRDAAATAAQIIALENAGCEINRVAVPDMQAAQTLGAIKKQIHSPLVADIHFDYKLALEAIKQGVDKVRINPGNIGAIENTKEVVRACADKGIAIRIGVNAGSVKYLKSVQGRMELSDEKWAEVMVNEALEQANILEQLNFKNVVVSLKSDNFRRTVLANELFAKQSDIPLHIGLTEAGSFLSGTVKSAVALGTLLQKGIGATIRVSLTEDPRMQVRTAYEILKAVGLRTYGPNLISCPTCGRTQVDVTGTVHELENRIYNDKELLAKSTGLKIAVMGCIVNGPGEARDADFGIAGGKGEGLYFEHGQTMFKLPQEKWIDFLIEKINTWKKN; translated from the coding sequence ATGTATAAAACCCGTGAAGTAAAAGTAGGTCCTTATACGCTCGGCACCAGCCACCCGGTGCGCGTGCAAAGTATGTGCAATACCGATACACGGGATGCTGCCGCTACTGCCGCGCAAATTATCGCGCTGGAAAATGCCGGCTGCGAAATTAACCGCGTAGCCGTGCCGGATATGCAGGCGGCGCAAACCTTGGGAGCGATCAAAAAACAAATTCACTCCCCCCTCGTGGCAGACATTCACTTTGATTATAAACTAGCCTTGGAAGCAATTAAACAAGGGGTAGACAAAGTACGCATCAATCCGGGCAATATCGGCGCGATTGAAAATACCAAAGAAGTAGTCCGCGCCTGTGCCGATAAAGGCATTGCCATTCGTATTGGGGTAAATGCCGGCTCAGTCAAATACCTCAAAAGCGTACAAGGCCGCATGGAACTTTCTGATGAAAAATGGGCCGAAGTAATGGTGAATGAGGCGTTGGAGCAGGCCAACATTTTAGAACAACTCAATTTCAAAAATGTAGTTGTATCCTTAAAATCCGACAATTTCCGCCGCACCGTTTTGGCAAATGAATTGTTTGCCAAGCAAAGTGATATTCCGCTGCATATCGGACTGACCGAAGCGGGTAGTTTTTTAAGCGGTACGGTCAAAAGTGCGGTGGCACTCGGAACACTTTTACAGAAGGGAATTGGTGCCACCATTCGCGTTTCTTTGACAGAAGACCCGCGTATGCAAGTGCGCACGGCGTATGAAATTTTGAAAGCGGTCGGTCTGCGTACGTACGGCCCGAATCTAATTTCTTGCCCGACTTGCGGCCGCACCCAAGTAGATGTAACCGGTACTGTACATGAACTGGAAAACCGGATATATAATGACAAAGAATTGCTCGCCAAATCAACCGGACTGAAAATTGCGGTAATGGGCTGCATTGTCAACGGCCCCGGCGAAGCGCGGGATGCCGACTTTGGTATTGCCGGCGGCAAGGGTGAGGGATTATATTTTGAACACGGGCAAACCATGTTCAAACTCCCGCAAGAAAAATGGATCGATTTTTTGATTGAAAAAATTAATACATGGAAGAAAAATTAA